Below is a genomic region from Aurantimonas sp. HBX-1.
ATTCACCCGCGACGATCTCGAAATGGTAGGTCTCGCCGCGGATGACGCAGCCGAGGACGACATAGCCGTCATACTCGTTCTCGCCCTCGTCGGCGCCGGTCAGCGCGTAGCCGACCGCCGCCGGCGCTTCCAGCGCGCCCGGGACGGTGACGACCTCGTAGGTGGCGCCGGCGTCGTCGAGCGCAGCCTTCGCCCCCTCCAGCAGCAGATTGCCGATGTGGTCGTAGAAGCGTGCCTCGACGATGAGGATGTGCGGCGTTGCGGCCATTATCTATTCCTTCGTGGCGGTCGACGCGGCAACGCCAGCCGGGTGGACCCGCAAGGACGGCCCCGTCGCGGGTCCACCCACCCGCCCGCTCTGGCTGATGCTCGCTTGTCCGAATGGGCCGGCGGCGGTCGGTTCGCTCAAGAAGCGGCCGGGTGCGCGCCGAACAGGCGCTCGGCATAGCGCGCAATCTGGTCGACCTCAAGGTTGACGACGTCGCCGACCTGCCGATCCTTCCAGGTCGTCACGTCCAGCGAATGCCGGATCAGGAGCACGTCGAAGCGGTCGTCCTCGACGGAATTGACGGTGAGCGAGGTGCCGTCCAGGCAGACCGAGCCCTTGCGGGCGATGAAGCGCTTCTCGTCGGGCCCGGCCCGCAGCCGGAAACGCGTGGCGTCCCCCTCCGCCTCCATCGCGACGATCTCGGCGAGTCCGTCGACATGGCCGGACACGAGATGGCCGCCGATCTCGTCGCCGATCTTCAGGGACCGCTCGAGATTGATCGCGGTGCCCTCCTCCCACAGGCCGGCAGTGGTCAGGCGCAGTGCTTCCTCCCAGGCCTCGACCTCGAACCAGCGCCGGTCTTCGTCCGCCTGCGGCAAGGCAGTGACCGTGAGACAGACGCCGGAGCAGGCGATCGAGGCGCCGATATCGATGGAGGCGGTGTCGTAGGCGGTGCCGATGCGGAAGCGGCGGCCCTCGTCCAGCGGCTCGACGCGCTCGATGCGACCGACGTCGGTGATGAGTCCGGTGAACATCAGGCGTCTCTCCGTACATATTCGAACCAGCGATCCGGCCCGAAGCGATAGCTCCGCACCGGGCGGAAGCGGTCGCCGGCGGCGGACGGCACGATCGGCGCGGCGACACCGTCGGGGCCGACCTCGGTGTCGCCCTCGACGAGGATCAGCCGGTCGACGAGATCGCTTTCGAGGAAGCTCGCGCCGGTCTCGGCGCCGCCCTCGACCAGGATGCTGGACATGCCGACCGCGCCGAGATCCTCCAGCATTTCCGGCAGCGCGATGCGGCCGGTGTCGGGATCCGCCTCGCAGGACAGGAAGGCGACGCCGCAGGCGGCAAGCGCCGCGCGGCGGGCCGGGTCGGCATCGGCGAAGGTGGCGATCAGCGTCGGCGTGTCGCCGGCGGTGCGCGCCAGGGCCATGCCCGGCTCGGTGCGCAGCCGCGGGTCGAGCACGATGCGGGTCGGCGAGCGGTCGCCGAGCCCCGGCAGCCGGCAGTCGAGCCGCGGATCGTCCTCCAGCAGCGTGCCCGAGCCGACGAGGATCGCGTCGTGGCGGGCGCGCACCAGATGGGTCTGCGCGTCCGCCACCGGCCCGGTGATCTTGACCTGGCCGCCGCCCTTGATGCCGATCTTGCCG
It encodes:
- the ribD gene encoding bifunctional diaminohydroxyphosphoribosylaminopyrimidine deaminase/5-amino-6-(5-phosphoribosylamino)uracil reductase RibD; translation: MSAATGEAAPAATETDRRFMAAAIRFAMRNAGRTATNPSVATLIVRDDGIGPVIVGRGVTAIGGRPHAETVALAEAGELARGATAYVTLEPCAHHGRTPPCAEALVTAGIARAVSAAADPDPRVDGKGHAILRAAGLQVTPRVMAEEAAETMSGYLNRHRRNRPEVTLKLAVSRDGKIGIKGGGQVKITGPVADAQTHLVRARHDAILVGSGTLLEDDPRLDCRLPGLGDRSPTRIVLDPRLRTEPGMALARTAGDTPTLIATFADADPARRAALAACGVAFLSCEADPDTGRIALPEMLEDLGAVGMSSILVEGGAETGASFLESDLVDRLILVEGDTEVGPDGVAAPIVPSAAGDRFRPVRSYRFGPDRWFEYVRRDA
- the ribH gene encoding 6,7-dimethyl-8-ribityllumazine synthase, with amino-acid sequence MAATPHILIVEARFYDHIGNLLLEGAKAALDDAGATYEVVTVPGALEAPAAVGYALTGADEGENEYDGYVVLGCVIRGETYHFEIVAGESARALMALSVEENLAIGNGILTVENEEQALERADPKRKDKGGAAARTALAMIALRDRLGA
- a CDS encoding riboflavin synthase, with translation MFTGLITDVGRIERVEPLDEGRRFRIGTAYDTASIDIGASIACSGVCLTVTALPQADEDRRWFEVEAWEEALRLTTAGLWEEGTAINLERSLKIGDEIGGHLVSGHVDGLAEIVAMEAEGDATRFRLRAGPDEKRFIARKGSVCLDGTSLTVNSVEDDRFDVLLIRHSLDVTTWKDRQVGDVVNLEVDQIARYAERLFGAHPAAS